In Malus sylvestris chromosome 16, drMalSylv7.2, whole genome shotgun sequence, the following are encoded in one genomic region:
- the LOC126607020 gene encoding phragmoplastin DRP1C-like — translation MARLESLIGLVNRIQRACTVLGDHGGGDGMSLWEALPTVAVVGGQSSGKSSVLESVVGRDFLPRGSGIVTRRPLVLQLHQIEANRSEYAEFLHCPKKKFTDFASVRKEISDETDRITGKSKQISNIPIHLSIYSPNVVNLTLIDLPGLTKVAVEGQPESIVEDIENMVRSYVEKPNCIILAISPANQDIATSDAIKLAREVDPSGERTFGVLTKLDLMDKGTNALDVIEGRSYRLQHPWVGIVNRSQADINKNVDMIAARRKEQEYFETSPEYGHLAHKMGSEYLAKLLSKHLEVVIRQRIPSIIALINKTIDELNAELDRIGRPIGVDSGAQLYTILELCRAFDRVFKEHLDGGRPGGDRIYKVFDHQLPAALKKLPFDRHLSVKNVQKVVSEADGYQPHLIAPEQGYRRLIDGSIVYFKGPAEASVDAVHFVLKELVRKSIAETEELKRFPTLQSDIAAASTEALERFRDESRKTVTRLVEMESSYLTVEFFRKLNSEPERTPNQAGSKADKHSKETVQNMDTFGDNYLRRIASNVSSYINMVCETLRLSIPKAVVHCQVREAKRNLLNLFYTKIGRQEKERLGAMLDEDPALMERRTNIAKRLELYKSARDEIDSVAWK, via the exons ATGGCCAGATTGGAGAGCTTGATCGGGCTGGTCAATCGCATCCAGCGAGCCTGCACCGTTCTTGGAGAtcatggtggcggcgacggcATGTCGCTCTGGGAAGCTCTTCCGACGGTCGCCGTCGTCGGAGGCCAG AGTTCCGGAAAGTCGTCGGTTTTGGAAAGCGTCGTTGGGAGAGATTTCTTGCCTCGTGGATCTG GTATTGTGACGAGGAGACCATTGGTGTTGCAACTCCATCAGATAGAAGCGAATCGGTCTGAATATGCAGAGTTTCTTCATTGTCCTAAGAAGAAGTTTACTGATTTTG CTTCTGTACGTAAGGAAATCTCGGATGAGACTGATCGTATAACTGGGAAGTCCAAACAAATCTCTAACATTCCAATTCATCTCAGCATATATTCTCCAAATG TTGTAAACTTAACCCTTATCGATCTTCCTGGATTGACAAAGGTGGCTGTAG AGGGACAACCAGAATCCATTGTAGAAGATATTGAGAATATGGTCCGTTCTTATGTTGAGAAG CCTAACTGCATTATATTGGCTATCTCTCCTGCTAATCAAGATATTGCCACTTCAGATGCCATCAAACTTGCAAGAGAAGTCGACCCGTCTG GTGAAAGAACATTTGGAGTGCTAACAAAACTCGATCTGATGGACAAGGGAACCAATGCTCTGGAT GTTATAGAAGGAAGGTCATATAGACTGCAACACCCATGGGTAGGAATTGTGAATCGTTCACAAGCTGATATCAACAAGAATGTTGATATGATTGCTGCTCGTCGTAAGGAGCAAGAATACTTTGAAACTAGCCCTGAATATGGGCATTTGGCGCACAAAATGGGTTCAGAGTATCTTGCCAAACTTTTGTCTAAG CATCTGGAGGTTGTCATTAGGCAACGCATACCTAGTATCATTGCCTTGATAAACAAGACAATTGATGAGCTTAATGCAGAGCTGGATCGTATTGGCAGGCCAATTGGTGTAGATTCGGGG GCCCAGCTGTATACTATTTTAGAATTATGTCGGGCATTTGACCGTGTATTTAAGGAACACCTGGATGGAGG GCGACCTGGTGGAGATCGGATATATAAGGTTTTTGACCATCAATTACCTGCTGCTTTGAAAAAGCTTCCATTTGATCGTCATCTCTCTGTAAAGAATGTTCAAAAAGTTGTCAGTGAGGCTGATGGTTACCAGCCCCATTTGATTGCTCCAGAACAAGGATACCGAAGACTCATTGACGGATCTATCGTCTATTTCAAAGGACCAGCTGAAGCCTCTGTGGATGCT GTGCactttgttttgaaagaacttgTACGGAAGTCAATAGCTGAAACAGAG GAATTAAAACGATTCCCTACACTTCAATCTGATATAGCAGCCGCTTCCACAGAAGCGTTGGAAAGGTTTCGTGACGAAAGCAGGAAAACTGTTACACGACTGGTGGAAATGGAATCTAGCTATCTAACGGTGGAATTTTTCAGAAAGCTTAATTCTGAACCGGAAAGAACTCCAAATCAAGCAGGATCGAAGGCGGATAAACACTCAAAAGAAACAGTACAGAATATGGACACTTTCGGAGATAATTATCTCAGGAGGATTG CATCAAATGTCAGCTCTTACATCAATATGGTTTGTGAGACGCTGAGGCTTTCGATTCCAAAGGCTGTTGTTCACTGTCAAGTTCGAGAGGCCAAGAGAAATCTGCTCAACCTTTTCTACACCAAAATTGGAAGGCAAGAG AAGGAGAGACTTGGCGCAATGTTGGATGAGGATCCGGCACTCATGGAGAGGCGAACAAACATTGCTAAACGCCTTGAACTCTACAAGTCAGCTAGAGATGAGATCGATTCTGTCGCATGGAAATGA
- the LOC126607022 gene encoding uncharacterized protein LOC126607022: MLFADDIVLIDETQEGVNAKLNLWREVLESKGLRLSRSKTEYMECKFSANGGQNELGVRIGDQEIPKSDRFRYLGYILQKNGELDGDLNHRIQAGWMKWKSASGVLCDRRMPLKLKEKFYRTAIRPAMLYGTECWAVKHQHVHKMGVAEMRMLRWMCGHTRKDKIRNEDIRGKVGVAEIEGKMRENRLRWFGHVQRRPTDAPIRRCDYGIEVQGRRGRGRPRKTLEETLRKDLEYLDLTEGMTQNRAQWRSRIHIADPT, encoded by the exons atgcttttcgcagacgatatagtgttgatagatgaaactcaggaaggggtaaatgcaaagcttaacctttggagagaagtgttggaatctaaaggtcttcgcctaagccgatcaaagacagaatatatggagtgcaagttcagtgcaaatggaggccaaaacgagttaggggtgaggatcggagatcaagaaataccaaagagcgaccgttttcgttacctaggatatatcttgcaaaagaacggagaattagatggagatctcaaccatagaatacaagctggatggatgaagtggaagagtgcatccggcgtgttgtgtgaccgccgtatgccactgaagctcaaggaaaaattttataggacggcaataaggccggcgatgctgtatggcacagaatgttgggcggtgaaacatcaacacgtacacaaaatgggtgtagcggagatgaggatgcttcgttggatgtgtgggcacacgagaaaggataagattaggaatgaggatatccggggtaaagtaggagtagccgaaattgaaggaaagatgagagaaaatcggttacggtggtttggacatgtgcaaagaaggcctactgacgctccgattagaagatgcgactatgggatagag gttcagggccgaaggggtagaggaagacctaggaaaactttggaagagactctaagaaaagacttagagtacttggatctaacggagggcatgacacaaaaccgagcgcaatggcgttctaggattcatatagccgaccccacttag